The Pseudomonas sp. IAC-BECa141 genome contains the following window.
CGTCGAGGATGGCCTGCTCGGCGGCGGTGGTCATTCTTTCACCGGTTCACGGGCAAGGCGGTCGATCTCTTCGCGGAATTCGTTGAGGTCCTGGAAGCGGCGGTACACGGATGCGAAACGGATGTAGGCGACTTCATCGAGCTTTTTCAGCTCGGCCATCACCAGTTCGCCGACCACGAGGGATTTGACCTCGCGCTCGCCGGTGGCGCGCAGCTTGTGTTTGATATGGACCAGCGAGGATTCGAGGCGCTCGACGCTCACCGGACGTTTCTCCAGGGCGCGTTGCATGCCGGCGCGGAGTTTTTCTTCGTCGAACGGTTGGCGGCTGCCGTCGGTTTTGATCAGGCGCGGCAACACCAGTTCGGCCGTCTCGAACGTCGTGAAACGTTCGCCGCAGGCCAGGCATTCACGCCGGCGGCGCACCTGTTCGCCCTCGGCGACCAGACGCGAGTCGATGACCTTGGTGTCGTTGGCACCGCAGAAGGGACAGTGCATGGTGGCTGGCAACAAAAAAAGGGAGGGCCATGGTAGCGCATCCCGGTGGCAAGACAAGCCATAGGCTTTGCGGTATACAGACTGCCATGATCGTTTGATCCATGGATTTCATTTTGCTGGAGCCGCCAATGTCCTTACGACCGCTCGTTTTGCTCAGTGTTTTCAGCCTGCTGGTGGCCTGTGGCAGCGATGCGCCCAAGCCTCAGCCGCCAACGCCGGGCCCGGCGCCGCAACAG
Protein-coding sequences here:
- the nrdR gene encoding transcriptional regulator NrdR gives rise to the protein MHCPFCGANDTKVIDSRLVAEGEQVRRRRECLACGERFTTFETAELVLPRLIKTDGSRQPFDEEKLRAGMQRALEKRPVSVERLESSLVHIKHKLRATGEREVKSLVVGELVMAELKKLDEVAYIRFASVYRRFQDLNEFREEIDRLAREPVKE